In one Parus major isolate Abel chromosome 13, Parus_major1.1, whole genome shotgun sequence genomic region, the following are encoded:
- the YIPF5 gene encoding protein YIPF5 isoform X1: protein MSGFDGFNTEFFQSSYSIEDQAQPYDYSGRPYSKHYGGYEYAQQGGFVPPDMVQQPYTGQIYQPTQSYSAASAQSFYGSSFEDEPPLLEELGINFDHIWQKTLTVLHPLKVADGNIMNETDLAGPMVFCLAFGATLLLAGKIQFGYVYGISAIGCLGMFCLLNLMSVTGVSFGCVASVLGYCLLPMILLSSFAIVFSLQGMMGIILTAGIIGWCSFSASKIFISALAMEGQQLLVAYPCALLYGVFALISIF, encoded by the exons ATGTCCGGGTTCGACGGCTTCAACACCGAGTTCTTCCAGTCCAGTTACAGCATCGAGGACCAGGCGCAGCCCTACGACTACAGCGGGCGGCCGTACAGCAA GCACTATGGAGGCTACGAGTATGCCCAGCAGGGTGGCTTTGTGCCCCCTGACATGGTGCAGCAGCCCTACACGGGGCAGATCTACCAGCCCACACAGAGCTActctgcagcctcagcacagtCTTTCTATGGAAGCAGCTTTGAGGATGAGCCTCCGCTGTTAGAAG AATTGGGGATCAATTTTGACCACATCTGGCAGAAAACACTAACGGTGCTGCACCCCCTGAAGGTGGCTGATGGCAACATCATGAACGAGACGGACCTGGCCGGGCCCATGGTCTTCTGCCTGGCCTTTGGGgccacactgctgctg GCTGGCAAGATCCAGTTTGGGTACGTGTACGGGATCAGCGCCATCGGCTGCCTGGGCATGTTCTGCCTGCTGAACCTGATGAGTGTCACCGGGGTGTCCTTTGGCTGCGTGGCCAGCGTGCTGGGCTACTGCCTGCTGCCCATGatcctgctctcctccttcGCCATCGTCTTCTCCCTGCA GGGGATGATGGGGATTATTCTGACAGCTGGAATTATTGGCTGGTGCAGCTTTTCCGCTTCCAAGATCTTTATCTCTGCCTTAGCCATGgagggccagcagctgctcgTGGCCTATCCCTGCGCGTTGCTGTACGGAGTCTTCGCCCTCATCTCCATCTTCTGA
- the YIPF5 gene encoding protein YIPF5 isoform X2: MVQQPYTGQIYQPTQSYSAASAQSFYGSSFEDEPPLLEELGINFDHIWQKTLTVLHPLKVADGNIMNETDLAGPMVFCLAFGATLLLAGKIQFGYVYGISAIGCLGMFCLLNLMSVTGVSFGCVASVLGYCLLPMILLSSFAIVFSLQGMMGIILTAGIIGWCSFSASKIFISALAMEGQQLLVAYPCALLYGVFALISIF, translated from the exons ATGGTGCAGCAGCCCTACACGGGGCAGATCTACCAGCCCACACAGAGCTActctgcagcctcagcacagtCTTTCTATGGAAGCAGCTTTGAGGATGAGCCTCCGCTGTTAGAAG AATTGGGGATCAATTTTGACCACATCTGGCAGAAAACACTAACGGTGCTGCACCCCCTGAAGGTGGCTGATGGCAACATCATGAACGAGACGGACCTGGCCGGGCCCATGGTCTTCTGCCTGGCCTTTGGGgccacactgctgctg GCTGGCAAGATCCAGTTTGGGTACGTGTACGGGATCAGCGCCATCGGCTGCCTGGGCATGTTCTGCCTGCTGAACCTGATGAGTGTCACCGGGGTGTCCTTTGGCTGCGTGGCCAGCGTGCTGGGCTACTGCCTGCTGCCCATGatcctgctctcctccttcGCCATCGTCTTCTCCCTGCA GGGGATGATGGGGATTATTCTGACAGCTGGAATTATTGGCTGGTGCAGCTTTTCCGCTTCCAAGATCTTTATCTCTGCCTTAGCCATGgagggccagcagctgctcgTGGCCTATCCCTGCGCGTTGCTGTACGGAGTCTTCGCCCTCATCTCCATCTTCTGA